The DNA segment ATACCACTTATCGGTATACCTTTTATAAAGTATCTTACTTGCCTAATGGCGACCGAAAACATGAAAAAGTGTATCTCAAAGATGCTTCACCTCGGAAGGTGTTACAAAAGGTAACATCTTTTTTACGTTACATCAATGAACGCTAAAAGATGGTAAGCAATCTACTATGGTTTGTTAAGACAGTTTCTAAAAACTGAATATCTTTTTGTATTTCCACTTTTAAGTTGTTGTCAACGGCGTATAAAAGGTCTTTCTTTAGCCTTTTAATCTCTTCTGTAAATAAGAGATCATCATTCTGATTAACCAATTTCCACACCTCTTAAATTAAGTTGTCTCAAATTCAAGTACCCTTTTAACCCATTTCAAACAAATCTGCGAACAGGAAGGAGTTTATCAATGAATATATTTAAACGAATTAAAGGTCGAACACAAAAAATTAAAATTCCACAGAAGCGAAAAAGTCCAATGAAGAAGGATCATTCAAAAAGGACTGCTTTAGCTGTTTGGTCACTTTTAGGATCAATCGTTGTTCTATCCATCCTTACAATCCTACTATCGGTCAATACAAGATCAGGATTAAATATAACAAACGCTATGTTGAATGAAAAGGAAACCGAAGTTAAGGAAACCATGTCGCAGCCGTTAGCCGAACAGTTTCTATCGGGGTTCATTCCAACCTATATCAACGTAACGAATAAGAATGAAGCGATCGAAATACGTAAACAGAATCTAAGAGAATACATGATTCATTCAGAAACCTTTCTGAATGAACGAAATGAGTTCTATCAATTGTCAGGTATTCAAGGAGATCGAGTGTTAAAAAGTTATTCGCTTTTTGATGTGCAAGACGAACAAGAAAATGAAACGTTGTTTCAGTACAAGGTAACATTCACGAATCGCATTCACCATGAAAAAGAAGTGGAAGTTGAACAAGAAGAAAATGATGATGAAGATAGAGAACCTGAAACCGAAATAGTGACAGAAACAGAAGAAACGGATCAAACCTTACTATTAAGCATTCCTGTTCAATCGCAAGAAAATCAATTTGCCGTATCAGGTGTGCCGTACTTCTCCGAAGTACCAACCGTGAAAGGAGTGATTGATCAGGAAGAAGAAGAAAGAGCCGAAGCCTATACAGGGGAAGACACTGAACCAATTCATACGTTTTTAAATACCTTCTTTACTCGGTATGCGTCCGAGCCGAAAGAGGAATTAGCGTACATGATGAAAGAGCCAACGAGTTTGAATGGAGCGTTTGAATTAGATGAACTAACGAGTACCCATATCGTTGAAAAAGAAGAAGGCTATCAGGTATTCGTGACAGTCTTGTTTAGAGGTGTCGAAACAAATATTCCGCACGTGGTGAATATGGAATTAGATCTCCAACGTCATGAAGGAAATTTCTTTATTGAAACCTTGGAATACCAATAAAACATAGGAGTGATTGAAATGAAATTAACGGAACTAGTTGTATTAGCGAACTCGAATGTACCAGATGATTTACCGACATTAAATGTAGTTGAGAATTGGGGATTAACTGTTATTCTTCAATTGATTAGTTTACTCGTCTTCTTCATGGTGGCGAAACACTTTGCTCGCTTTAAATTTGGTGGAATTGTCATGACCATGATTCTTGGTGGGGTTGTTACTTTTGTAGTTCAAAATTGGTCACGAGTAAGTGCGTGGGTGCAAGCCTTCATTGATACATTCTAAGGAGTGTGAACGACATGAGATATGTATTTAATTACCGAAAAGCCATGAGAGAACCGAAACAGGTTCAACAGCTAACAAAAGAATATAGCTTACCTGTTGCCTTTCAGTTGATTCACGTAATCAACTTTTTTTTATTCTTCTTTATCGTCCTAGGATTAGGCTTACTCATTCGCATGGGATTCCCTCATGCGTTTGGGAAAAGCTTTCTCGTTTTCTTAATTGGTATTCCTATCGGATTAACGGTTTTAGTGACTAAAATTAAACCCGAAGGGAAAAACCTTTATCTCTATTTTTTAGATGTCGCACGATATTATCTGCAAATTAAGTTACCAAAAAAGCGGTTCTGCCAAGATCATGAAGTGCAATGGATGGATGAACCGCAAACATTTAAACCCTGTGTAAAGGTGGTGCAATCCAACTATGAGTATGTTAAAAACACCGATGAAGACGCTACGGAAGAACTTACTATTGACGAAAACGGGCGACGTGTGGGGGTATTATCGAGTCAAGAGTCAATCCATTCCCATGCAAAATAAGAAAGTCGTCAACCGCTATAAAAAGAACTGGAAAGCCTACTTTGAAGAAGTAACCGAATATAAAGATGTTCACTTGATGATGTACCCACAAGATTATCAACTAGAAGAAAAGTTTGATGATCTGAATGATGATTTAGCGGACGATTCAAAAGAAATGGCCATGTATTACACCGAAGAAACCCAGCGCATGTTAAATCAGCGATTAGGCAATGTCACAAAAAATGACTTTATTATCGGTGTTCGCTTACGGTCTGATTTGGTCAACGTGGACGCTGATTTAAAAGAAAATATGATGTCGATGTTTTCAACGGCGACTGATACCATCATCAATTTATTAGGGTGGGAACAGGACGTATCCGAATCCTTTTTTAAACAATTTAAAGAAGCCGAAGAAACGATGGCAAACGTGATGATGATGGTTGGTGGTGTCAGACTGTCAGAAGAAGAATTGATCTATGTGAATCGCTATAACTTCATTCGAGGAATTGACCATCAGGTCGATGAAGAAATGGATAAAACAAGCGTGAATGCCATTACCGACGCATTGATTGATCCCACGTCCACTGGTGTACTGAAATTGAATGGAGAATTTGATGAAGCCTATACCTCCTTTGTAGTTGTCGACGAATTTCGACATAACATGGCAGAGAGTGAATTGTTTTATGAAGCACAAACGCTTCCTTTTCCTGTAGAAGTGCAAATGAAAATTCAAGCCGAAGGTAAATCAAAAACGAAGATGGATTTAAACATGAAGAATCAACAACTAAAAGAAACGAGCAACGAACAAAATCAGGTGGGAGAAGAAACCGATTCTTCCGTCAGTACCAGTTCATACCTTGTGAAACATTTGAGGGATGAAATCAAAAATGATGATGTGAACATGATGAACTGGCTATCGGTGATTGTCATTACAGGTGAGAGTAAAAAAGAGTGTAAGAAACGAGCGAAATTAGTGATCCGTCATATGAAGTCAGCAGGAATCACGTGCCGACTACCTGTAGCCGATCAACTACCTTTATTCTATAAATTCCTACCAGGGGAGCGACTGGACGCAACGAGCCGAAATTGGATACAGAAAACGACACAAGATGGATTAGCCGAAGGTTTATTCGGGGTCACAGCTGACATCGGTTCAAAAGTTGGCTTCTTCATCGGATGGATTGATCCTTTTGCTAAACATACGGACTTATCGAGTGCGATTCATTCAAGCCGTTTTCCTGTCCTCTATCACATGTTTCTAGCGAATCAACAATTACGAGGATCAAAAACACGATCGCCACACGTACTCATCACAGGTGATACAGGAACAGGAAAATCGTTTCTAGCGAAACTCCTTTTCTTATATGTGAGTATGTTGAATGTGCGGTCACTCTATATTGATCCAAAGAAAGAGTTAAGGAAATGGATTAATAAGGTGATGAAAAATCCGCAAGTGCAGAAGGATTACCCACTGTTTGCGGAACACCTTGAACGATTTCACTTCACGACGTTGGATTCAGAGAATAAAGAGAATTGGGGTTCGCTTGATCCGATTGTCTTTCTTCCACCCATGCAAGCGAAAGAAATGGTACAGGTCATTTTCTCCCAAGTCTATGACTTTAAGGGGAAGGATGATATTCATACCGCATTCTTGCAAGCCATAGCCAAAGTCATCGAACGAAGACAACAAGAAGAACAAGTGGGATCAATGCAGATCATCGAACTTATGAGAGAACATGAAGAACCGATTGTTCAGAAAGCAGGAGACTTTCTACATGAGGTCGTGGCGGATAGTATTTTAAAATTATGTGTGCATGATGGATCAAATGAAGCGTTATCGCTGACAGATCGTATTAACATCATCGAGGTTGAACATTTGGATTTACCTGACGCAACCGATCCGATTGAAAGTTACACGAACTCACAATTAAAATCGAGTGCGGTCATGTTTGCGCTTGGCAAGTTTTGTGAGTTATTTGGCATGGATAAGAGTGAACGAACGATTGAATTTATTGATGAAGCATGGGTCTTTACATCGAGTAAGCAAGGGAAGAAAGTCGAGAAGCAAATGAGACGAGTCGGACGAAGTTATGAAAATGCGTTAGTTCTCATTACACAGACGACTAAGGACGCATTAAGTGAAGAAGAATCAGGGAATTTTGGTGTAGCGTTTGCTTTTGACGAACCAAACGAACGTGAAGACGTACTCAAATGGATGAATATGGAGCCAAGCGAAGAAAACATCGAAATGATGGATAACATGTTTCAAGGACAATGCCTATTTAAAGATTACTATGGACGTACAGCTAAAATCAGCATTGAATGTCTCTTTGAAGAATGGCAGGGCGCATTAGAAACGGTCGAAGAATCAAAAGTAGCCGTGGCCGAGGAAAAATATCTATAGAAATGAGGTGAATGAAACAGATGAAATTGGCGATTTTAAATTCAATGGTTGTAACCAATCAAGGGTATTACAAAGCGGAGAAGATCACGCTGCTTGAAGCGAGGAAAATCATGTTTGATCATGAAACCGACTATGAAAGCTACGTGGGGCATGAAGCGTCATCAAGAGTGCTTGAAGAATTACTCGGCTTTCCCGTTCCAGTTAATAGGATTCGCTTTAAACAGAATCGTTTTCAACGAGCGATATGTTTTAAGCTGTATGACCGTTATCAAGAGTATCAGCGATTAAGTAAAGAGGAATTACACCACGTGAAATATGACTTTTATCTCCTGACACGGATCGATTAGAAAGGAGGATTAATGTGAAACGAAAACTACTATTGTTAGGGGGGGCGATATTGCTTCCCCTTTTTCTTGTGTTCGCAACGTTAGGTGTAACGTATGCCGAAGATGAAGAAGAACCACCGCAAGGGTCAGAAAATATGTCCGATGTGAATATCGAAAAAAAAGGGGGCGTCGAGTTAGACATCAAACGTTACCCCTTAAATCGATATTTTGCGAATAATGAAGATCGTAGTCATACCCTACGGGGAGCATTTGTAGGTTTTGCGAATTTAAGTTTTACCATTGGTACGTTTGTAGTTCAAGCTGTTGATAAATCGATGGAAATTATGTATTCGCTTGAACCGATTGAAAAATTTGCTGATCTATTAACGGGCGTAACGTCTACGGTTTATGACACGTTGCAAAAATATTTTGGAGAATTATTCTTCATCATCGCCATTGGATACATGATTTATTTATGTATTGTACGTGGAACTATCAAAGAAGCGGTTAGACGATTTCTTTTATTACTTCTTGTCTTAGTAGTCGGAGGGTACTGGATGATGAATGCAGGGTATCTTCTGAAAAGCATGAATGCGGTATCGGTTGAAGCGCAGGGGTATCTACTAGAAGCAGGGAACGGTCTGATTACCATTGCGAACGGGGATGGCGTGTATGCCGATACAGAAAACATTGACGAAGAAGATAGGCTCAATGGTACAGTGTCCGTCATGCGAAATATCTATTTTGATTTAGCGGTGAAGAAACCTTATCTCATTGCGAATTATGGCACGACAAGCGAGAATTCAGTGAATAACCATGACGCTGAACCGTCCAAACTTCCGGGCGAAGGGCAATATAATCGGGTGGATCGATTGTTAGCTTTTGAGTTAACGAGTGATGGAATGAAAGATCGAGATGTATATGTAGATGGCGAAATTAGTGAGTTAAACAATGATAACTTAGGATCAGGAAATGTATTTTCACAATTAGGTGTATCGCTACTTGTTTTAGTTGGTGCGATTGGTATAGGTGTTCCATTCTTCCTTTTACCCTTTTTAAATCTTATCTTAGAGATTCTTGCCTTAGCGTTAACGTTTGCGTTGCCATTTGCGTTTATTATGGCTTACATTCCTACCTTCGCTAATTCTGGGTTTAAAGCCATTGGAAAACTCTTAAGTGTATTTTTAATTAAAGCGTTGCTTGGTATTCTGGTGCTTTTCGTCTATCTTCTATGTTTCATCGTGGATACCCTTTTACCACCGAATGGCTTTGCGATGTATTTAGTGAATCTGTTTTCTATGATCATTCTCTTTTTCTTAATGATTAAGAAACGTGATTCGCTTGTTAATTTTATCACGGCTGGTAAGGTTCAATCCGTTGATAATAACATGGTAAAGAATGTTCAACGTGATGTCGTCAATCCTGCGTTACAACCGTTGCAATCAAAGATGGCAGGCTTACGATTAGCTTCCTCTAAGCAGGCAGGACAAGAAGTTTCGCCTTCTTCCAGTGTGAATGCGCCAACTGCCACAAGGGAACAGGCAACTTCCACAGGGAAGAAAGGGGTGGCGAAAGAGGATCGCACGGCGCAGACAAAAGATCATCAGGAAACCCCAACATCAGGAAGCACAGCATTCGTAAAAACGAATAACGAACGTACACCACAACAAGGGAAGCAAACAAGAGCCGAGCCGAAGAAAGAACAGAAGGAGGAAAAACGAAAAGCGAAACAGGGTCAGGATCAACAACACGCTTTAGCTCCTATGTCAGAGAAAGAGATGACTGACCGCCGAGCCACAAAGCAGAACCTACAAACACCTCATACAACACGAAGTAAACAACAGTCGAAGGAAGATCAAAAAGGGTTACAAGCACAGGAACAACAAGGACGAAAAGCAAACACCGTTACGAACTTAGAAGATCATAAGGCGTTGCGTAGTGTACAAAAAGGAGATTCGTCTCATAAACAACCATCAAAAGAAACGAAACAAAATAGAACGAGCCAAATTCATCAAGATGCTTTAAAGCCGAAGGAACGTGAGATAAAAACACCTACTCAAAGAGAAGTAAAATCGAAGGGAACACGTACAAAGCATTTAGAAGAATCATTACAGCCGAAAGAAAGAGAAAGAGATTCTAAACCTTCGGTTCAAACGTTCTCTAACCATTCACAAGCTAGAACAACCACTAATCATTCTACCAATCAACCACAAGTGACGAAGCAAAATAAAGGTCTTCATCCGAAACACGATCAAACGAAACAACCTTCTCAATCTGTTAAGAAGGAAACAGACTCCGAGGGAAGCTCTCAACGTGAGAAACGAAACCAATCTTCTTCAACAATTGAGAGAAAAAGTACTAACGAACGATCACAACAAGCGTTACACGCCATTGAAAAAGAAAAAGATCGCCATAGTCGTAGAGGGTAGGACATCTTAGGATGTCCTTTTTTTGTAGGAAAGGAGAAGTGACATGAAAAAACTAGGTTGTCTGTTTCTTATACCCGTTGTCGGTATGGGTCTATTATTTTTAGGAATTATGATGACCATTACTGGTGAGAATGATTCAAGTGCAAACGAAGATATGAGAGATGAAGAATTCACCTATGACGGTGACTATCGATTTAATGGCGTTAGTCTTGAGATTGAGCGGTATCGACCTTTCTTTGAAAAATACGCCAAGGAAAATGGAATTGAAGATCATACTGAAATCTTAATGGCAATGACCATGCAAGAAAGTGGAGGACGATTAGCAGACGTTATGCAGAGTTCAGAAAGTCTAGGATTGCCTGTTAATACGATCACTGATCCCGAAGAATCGATTCAGCAAGGGGTTTACTATTTTTCAACCGTTTTAGAATCAGCGGGCGGTGATACAAAACTAGCGTTACAAAGTTACAATATGGGACATGGTTTTATTGATTATGCGAAGGAACATAACAACGGGGAATATAGTCAACCTTTAGCACAGCAATTTTCCGATCATATGAAACAACGGTTAGGGTGGAATGTCTATGGCGATCCCAATTACATTGACAATGTGTACAGATATTTAGATACGAATGAACCTGACTATGCAAGGGGAGGAAATTCTGAATGGACGCTGCCATTAAAAGAGATACGTATAACCAGTGAATTTGGTCCACGTACACACCCGATCACAGGGGAAGTCAATTCGTTTCATGGTGGGTTAGATTTTGGATGTACACCATCTGACGATATCTTAAGTGTGAAAGATGGCAAAGTCGTTGAAGCGATTCATAGTAACATTGGATACGGAAATTATGTCACGGTGAAGCATGGTGACAATGAGTTTAGCCGATACGCTCATCTGACATCCATTGGTGTACGAAATGGTCAATCTGTGAATCAAAGGGATGCGGTTGGAAAGTGTGGAACAACAGGATCAAGTACAGGGAATCATCTTCATTTAGAACATATGACCGAGTTAGGGCAACCGCATCATGCGAAAAAAGATCCAAGAAAAACGCTTGGATTATAGGAGGTAGAAAAAATGAAAAAGCAACTGATTGCAGGGTCTATACTAACAGGCGCACTGGTGGTCTATTTACTGATTCAGAACAGCCATTTGAAAAATGAAAATCAGGTATTAATAGAAGAAAGTCATGCCGAAGATCAAGAAATCGTCGTGCCATCTTTTTATGAAGAAGCGAAAACGTCTGCCCAGACATTTATTGAAGGTTATTTTGATTATGAAGATCAACCTGTGAAAGAGAACGTGGAATCTTATGTCACAAAAGAAGTGTTAAGTCAATTACAGTTTAATACCCATGAGGGACTAGAAGGGAATGAAAATTTACACGTTTCCTCTAGCGTCGAAGATTTATCAATTTATTTCGGTCAATCATTAAAGGATCGTCAAGAATTACTTGTCTTATTTACAAATCGAATTTCGTTTAACGATGTAGATAGTCGAGCGCAAACGATTATGAAACTAAATATGATTGAACAAGAAGGGGACTGGAAAGTGCATGAATTTTCGTTTACTCAATACTAGCTTGAAAAAACAGTCAATGATCGGTAAGATAAAAGATAATAGGAAATTATATGGTAAAAAGGAGGGATATACGTGAAGAAGTTAAGACTTACTTTATGGATGATTCCATTGACCTTACTATTGATTGCGTGCGGTAATGGGGAGTATGACCAAGCTATTGATGATGTTATCGAATTTCATCATGATACTAGAAATGGAACGTTTTCCAGTACCTATGAGTATGAGAAAAGAGAAAATGGTAATATCGTTGTACATGATAATGGTAAGTATATCTTTCTTTCATTTTATGATCCTGAGAACGATATGAGAGAAGGGAATAAATACTATTATGAACGAGCAGGTGAAAGTTGGAATAAACTTGAACAATTTGAAGGGCAAGCAATGATAGGTAAGACGCCTGAATATCAAGAACAATTAGGAGAAGAAGTTTGAAACCTAATACAAAAAGTAGTAGAAAACTAGATGTATAAATAAAAGCCAAATACTCTTTTTTATTTGGCTTTTAACTGAGATTAATTCATGTCTAATATGTAAAGCGAGTTTAATAGAGATCTATTATCCTCATTAATATCTTGTAAAATGGGCTTATCTAAATTTATGAAATTGTAATCCTCAGTATTATTAATATACTGTATATTCTCCTTAATAATTGAAAAGAAGACTTGATTATTAATAGACAAATAGTATTTTGATAGAAAACTAAACATTTGTTGCTTTAAGTTAATAGCAGTTTCATTCTTTATAAATGAATCCATTGCAAATGGTAGATTGTACGGAGAGAATTGACTTATTAAATTTGCATATAGAGTATACAGTGCTAACATTTTTTTATTTGAGTCAATTCCACTACCTGTAACTTCTTTGAAAGTATAAAATTTGATATCATCAAGTTTAATATCCTTAAAGAACCTCTCGTACTCATTGATCAATTCATCGTAGCTTTTTTTTATGGTTTTCTTTAGTTCAGAGCCTCTTTTTTTCTCCTTAATAATATCTTTTCTGAGGTTACTGATATTAGATATCAATTCGTTTTTATCGTAAACTAATTCTTGTTCAATTTTAAAATACTTATTATTGAATTCTTGTTTAACTCTATCTTCTATATAATAATTTAAATCAGTGTATTGTTTATTTTTTTCTGTGATGTCCTCTAATCTAGAACCTTCTAATAATAGATTGTTCTTTCTTTCAATTATCTCTTTCAATTTCAATTCATAATTCTTCTTAGATTTCTTGTTTAAATCTAATTGCTCATTTATTTCAAGGTTATTATTTCTTAATTTTAATCTTGTTAAGGACTGTTCTTTAGTAAGTTTTGAGTTACAGTGAACACAAACGTGTTTAATTTCTATAAATTTCTTTCGATATTCTTGTTTTAATTTAGTAAGTTCGCTTATTTCTCTGTTAGCGTTATTAATTTTAGTTTCTATACTCAATTGATCTCGATTTATCTCTGAGATATTGTTACTAATGTTGTTTATCTTGCTTAAATGGTAATTAATTTGATCTGAATTTAATATAGTATCACTTTGAATATTTTCGTTGTGATCTATTTTATATACAGGTGGTGTAAACTGTAAATTTTCATTCTGAAGGAGTGCGAAAGCTTCAATTTTCTTAGTGACATTATTAAGATTTCCTTCTAAATTGTTCTTTTCTATTTCTAAATTAACTATTTTATTATTATTAATGCCAAAAAAGAAATCTATAACACTGGTCACTGTATTGCTATATCGAGAAAAGGAGTCAGAGGTTTTACTAAAAATGAAACCATTCCAAGATTTATCTTGATCAATATAAAACGGTAGTAAAACTTCACTTGAATACACATCAACTAAAGATTTACTTTTCTTATCTTTTAATTTTATGTTTAAGGAAATAAACTCTTGCAACCATAAAGAAAATTCCTTTTCTGTTAGAATTTCATTTTGTTCGTCTATATAAAATAAATCTTTTTGTCTAGTAATCAAATGGGTTCGATTATTTTTTGACACTTTAATTTGAAAAACCATTTGTTTAGAATCCCACCCAGTAGGCCAAACTTTAATGTTAAAACCCAAGCAATAATAAATGGATTTCATTAAACTTGATTTTCCAATGGTATTAGTTTCACTTACTAAAATATTTGTTTGATCAGTGAAATTGTACTTATTAATTTTCTGGTTAATGTAATCATAAATAATGATATAATTTATAATCATTTTAAAAATCATCTCCTAACTCGCTAAGACTCTCTACTCCGACAGATATAAGTATAAAAAGATCAGGTTCCTTTGCTTCGAAATTTTTAATTAACCTATTTATTACGTCTGTATTCGTTTCAAATAAATACATTGGTGTTTGAAAATGAGCTCTTAAAAACTCTTTCATTTCTTCTTTTAAACTAGATTTGTTCAATTCTATTTTTAATCGTTCTTTTTTTATTTTTAAATTAGCGGCATGGTTATAATTTAACGAGTCTAGAATATTGTCAAATCCATCTAATGATTTACAAGTAATAAAAAGTTGTTTGAGGTATTCAGCAGTAATAGATTTTATTTCTTTATTAACACCTTCACTTAGAATTTCCTCAGCTTTTTGATCAATGGTCAAAGATAATTCTGCTATTATATTTCTTCCTCTTTTATTATCAACGGATATATCATTATCACCGAGAGAACCAATAAGGTATTTTTCGGCTTCTATTAAATTAGTACTTATAGGAGGGATTATAATGAAAAACTTATTAATCCTTTTTGCTATGTCATTTGGCAATAACGCAATTATGTTTTTTTTTGCATCTGCATTTAATGCATACATTTCTGTACAGATAGTTCCTGGTTTCTTTTTAACAAGTTTTTTAGAATCAGTAGATCCGAATTCTTGAACTATTAATTTATATGTATCATCTGATAAACCAGATCTTAAATTTTTTTCGAGTATTGACTCTTTTAACTCTTTATCTTCAGTGTTATTTTTAGGCTTTGTTGTAATGGTTTTAAAGGTATGTTTCTGTTTCTTAACCTGGATTAGTGCACGGTAATCAGTATCCTCCGCAACTATATCATCATCCGATTCAATATAAATTCTAAAGTTATCTTTATGAAAGTTATTGATAGCTAAAAGAATCAAATTAGCTTTTTGATAGTTGAAACCTTTGATTGCTTCAGCTCCGCCATTTTCGTAATTATCCTTTATCATTATATTACCTCCTAACTGGGGTGATTCATTAGTGCTATACTACATGATTTTATTTGAAAAATATGTCGAAACATGTATTTATTATTGTTTATATGCTAAGTTATCACAGGAAAAAGTAGGACAAATGACAATTAATAGTTTATAATAAGTAAAAAGTAGTGGGTATTTTAGTATGATTTTAATTATAGTAGATTGACTAAGAATTTTCTTGTAGATGAAGGGAGGATGAAAAGTGTCTAAGTATTATGCTGTTAAAAAGGGAAGAAAAATTGGTGTTTTTAGTAATTGGGAAGAGTGCAAAGTACAAGTAAGTGGTTATCCTAATGCTGTTTATAAATCTTTTAATACATATTTAGCAGCGAAAGAATTCTTAAATGAAGGTATATCATCAAAAAATATCTCATCAAACGATAAGAAAGTAAGTAGAATACCCGATGTTATAGCCTATATTGATGGAAGTTATGATCACAGTAAAAAAATGTATAGTTATGCTGGTATTCTTATTACAAAAGATAACGTTAAGACTAACTTTGCCTACACTGACTCTAATAGTTCCCATATTAGTTTAAGAAATGTGGCAGGGGAACTTAGAGCCGCTATGCATTCAATAAAATTGTCTTTAGAGAATGGAGCTAAGTCAATAGAAATTTATTATGATTATGCGGGTATTGAAGAATGGGCAAATGGTAATTGGAAGGCTAAGAATTTTTTTACTCAAGATTATGTGAAGTTTATAGACGAGATGAGATTAAATATTGAAATAACATTTAATAAAGTGAAAGCTCACTCTGGAGTTAAATATAATGAAGAAGTAGATTTATTAGCAAAAGAAGCTATTAAGAACAACGAACCTAGACACCAAGTTCAATTGCT comes from the Alkalihalobacillus sp. FSL W8-0930 genome and includes:
- a CDS encoding conjugal transfer protein codes for the protein MNIFKRIKGRTQKIKIPQKRKSPMKKDHSKRTALAVWSLLGSIVVLSILTILLSVNTRSGLNITNAMLNEKETEVKETMSQPLAEQFLSGFIPTYINVTNKNEAIEIRKQNLREYMIHSETFLNERNEFYQLSGIQGDRVLKSYSLFDVQDEQENETLFQYKVTFTNRIHHEKEVEVEQEENDDEDREPETEIVTETEETDQTLLLSIPVQSQENQFAVSGVPYFSEVPTVKGVIDQEEEERAEAYTGEDTEPIHTFLNTFFTRYASEPKEELAYMMKEPTSLNGAFELDELTSTHIVEKEEGYQVFVTVLFRGVETNIPHVVNMELDLQRHEGNFFIETLEYQ
- a CDS encoding conjugal transfer protein → MRYVFNYRKAMREPKQVQQLTKEYSLPVAFQLIHVINFFLFFFIVLGLGLLIRMGFPHAFGKSFLVFLIGIPIGLTVLVTKIKPEGKNLYLYFLDVARYYLQIKLPKKRFCQDHEVQWMDEPQTFKPCVKVVQSNYEYVKNTDEDATEELTIDENGRRVGVLSSQESIHSHAK
- a CDS encoding ATP-binding protein — translated: MQNKKVVNRYKKNWKAYFEEVTEYKDVHLMMYPQDYQLEEKFDDLNDDLADDSKEMAMYYTEETQRMLNQRLGNVTKNDFIIGVRLRSDLVNVDADLKENMMSMFSTATDTIINLLGWEQDVSESFFKQFKEAEETMANVMMMVGGVRLSEEELIYVNRYNFIRGIDHQVDEEMDKTSVNAITDALIDPTSTGVLKLNGEFDEAYTSFVVVDEFRHNMAESELFYEAQTLPFPVEVQMKIQAEGKSKTKMDLNMKNQQLKETSNEQNQVGEETDSSVSTSSYLVKHLRDEIKNDDVNMMNWLSVIVITGESKKECKKRAKLVIRHMKSAGITCRLPVADQLPLFYKFLPGERLDATSRNWIQKTTQDGLAEGLFGVTADIGSKVGFFIGWIDPFAKHTDLSSAIHSSRFPVLYHMFLANQQLRGSKTRSPHVLITGDTGTGKSFLAKLLFLYVSMLNVRSLYIDPKKELRKWINKVMKNPQVQKDYPLFAEHLERFHFTTLDSENKENWGSLDPIVFLPPMQAKEMVQVIFSQVYDFKGKDDIHTAFLQAIAKVIERRQQEEQVGSMQIIELMREHEEPIVQKAGDFLHEVVADSILKLCVHDGSNEALSLTDRINIIEVEHLDLPDATDPIESYTNSQLKSSAVMFALGKFCELFGMDKSERTIEFIDEAWVFTSSKQGKKVEKQMRRVGRSYENALVLITQTTKDALSEEESGNFGVAFAFDEPNEREDVLKWMNMEPSEENIEMMDNMFQGQCLFKDYYGRTAKISIECLFEEWQGALETVEESKVAVAEEKYL
- a CDS encoding DUF1874 domain-containing protein, coding for MKLAILNSMVVTNQGYYKAEKITLLEARKIMFDHETDYESYVGHEASSRVLEELLGFPVPVNRIRFKQNRFQRAICFKLYDRYQEYQRLSKEELHHVKYDFYLLTRID
- a CDS encoding lysozyme family protein, whose product is MKKLGCLFLIPVVGMGLLFLGIMMTITGENDSSANEDMRDEEFTYDGDYRFNGVSLEIERYRPFFEKYAKENGIEDHTEILMAMTMQESGGRLADVMQSSESLGLPVNTITDPEESIQQGVYYFSTVLESAGGDTKLALQSYNMGHGFIDYAKEHNNGEYSQPLAQQFSDHMKQRLGWNVYGDPNYIDNVYRYLDTNEPDYARGGNSEWTLPLKEIRITSEFGPRTHPITGEVNSFHGGLDFGCTPSDDILSVKDGKVVEAIHSNIGYGNYVTVKHGDNEFSRYAHLTSIGVRNGQSVNQRDAVGKCGTTGSSTGNHLHLEHMTELGQPHHAKKDPRKTLGL
- a CDS encoding cystatin-like fold lipoprotein, producing MKKLRLTLWMIPLTLLLIACGNGEYDQAIDDVIEFHHDTRNGTFSSTYEYEKRENGNIVVHDNGKYIFLSFYDPENDMREGNKYYYERAGESWNKLEQFEGQAMIGKTPEYQEQLGEEV
- a CDS encoding DUF4297 domain-containing protein; protein product: MIKDNYENGGAEAIKGFNYQKANLILLAINNFHKDNFRIYIESDDDIVAEDTDYRALIQVKKQKHTFKTITTKPKNNTEDKELKESILEKNLRSGLSDDTYKLIVQEFGSTDSKKLVKKKPGTICTEMYALNADAKKNIIALLPNDIAKRINKFFIIIPPISTNLIEAEKYLIGSLGDNDISVDNKRGRNIIAELSLTIDQKAEEILSEGVNKEIKSITAEYLKQLFITCKSLDGFDNILDSLNYNHAANLKIKKERLKIELNKSSLKEEMKEFLRAHFQTPMYLFETNTDVINRLIKNFEAKEPDLFILISVGVESLSELGDDF
- a CDS encoding viroplasmin family protein, whose translation is MSKYYAVKKGRKIGVFSNWEECKVQVSGYPNAVYKSFNTYLAAKEFLNEGISSKNISSNDKKVSRIPDVIAYIDGSYDHSKKMYSYAGILITKDNVKTNFAYTDSNSSHISLRNVAGELRAAMHSIKLSLENGAKSIEIYYDYAGIEEWANGNWKAKNFFTQDYVKFIDEMRLNIEITFNKVKAHSGVKYNEEVDLLAKEAIKNNEPRHQVQLLQEVSIKGEKNQIDIFNDLKSTKKRVSLNLLVEDEVYDNDRLYDIFKSLCKEKGLKMKDIEGFITVFDFDNKQILFKVEALGTVEVMRYEI